Proteins found in one Blattabacteriaceae bacterium genomic segment:
- the ruvC gene encoding crossover junction endodeoxyribonuclease RuvC, which yields MRRKEIILGIDPSHYVIGFGLIKVNKKIELLLIEELFLGRLTKPNSRLKKIFEKTLSLIDAFHPNELAIEAPFLGENIQSMLKLVRAQAVVIAAGLYRNLSVVEYSPRTVKMALSGRGDASKKQVYEMLKFFFKGENFPQKNFDASDGLSVAICHFLNKNYPLRRIEG from the coding sequence TTGAGAAGAAAAGAGATCATTTTAGGCATTGATCCCAGTCACTACGTGATTGGATTTGGATTAATTAAAGTTAATAAAAAAATTGAATTACTTCTTATTGAAGAACTTTTTTTAGGTAGATTAACAAAACCTAATTCTAGGTTAAAAAAAATTTTCGAAAAAACTCTTTCCCTAATAGATGCTTTTCATCCTAATGAGTTAGCTATTGAAGCTCCATTTTTAGGAGAAAATATTCAATCTATGTTGAAACTCGTACGTGCCCAGGCTGTAGTGATTGCTGCAGGTTTATATAGAAATTTGTCAGTTGTTGAATATTCCCCTAGAACAGTAAAAATGGCACTCTCTGGAAGAGGAGATGCTTCCAAAAAACAAGTTTATGAAATGTTAAAGTTTTTTTTTAAAGGGGAAAATTTTCCTCAAAAAAATTTTGATGCTAGCGACGGGCTTTCTGTCGCTATATGTCATTTTCTAAATAAAAATTATCCTCTTCGAAGAATTGAAGGATAA
- the cysS gene encoding cysteine--tRNA ligase, translating into MEKIQKNHLKIYNSLSGKKESFKPKNYDYVKMYVCGPTVYGYIHLGNCRTFIFFDLVFRYLKHLGYKVRYVRNITDVGHLENDSDYGEDKIAKKSKMEKLEIMEIIQKYSMDFYQNLSFFNVLPPSIEPYARSHIMEQIEWIKKLLEKELAYEVNGSVYFEIKAYERWYHYGVLSKRKKEITKSRLSLRKQEEKFNTEDFALWKKANSKYSMSWPSPWGLGFPGWHTECAVMSTKYLGESFDIHGGGMDLKFPHHECEIAQIQGLYGKSPVKYWMHTNLLTIKGQKMSKKTGNIFLPKTLFKRIHPSIIRFFLLKTHYRTQLDFSYDTLFSAERSYYRLRDSFKVLKNLPSGKKSTFDVHSWSEKCYKAIDDDFNSPMLIMLLFEAVSNIEKKPELVEEDLILLKKTMNDFFFKVLGLELIDENHPIIYDYSKNLIELIIQVRNRARFEKKWDLSDYIRFEMSRLGIRLKDGKESTQVEIV; encoded by the coding sequence ATGGAAAAAATTCAAAAGAATCATTTAAAAATCTACAATTCGCTTAGTGGAAAGAAGGAATCATTTAAACCAAAAAATTATGATTACGTCAAAATGTATGTTTGTGGTCCAACTGTTTACGGTTATATCCATTTAGGAAATTGTAGAACATTTATTTTCTTTGATCTTGTATTCAGATATCTTAAACATTTGGGATATAAAGTACGTTATGTACGTAACATAACTGATGTAGGACATCTGGAAAATGACTCAGATTATGGAGAAGACAAAATTGCTAAAAAGTCTAAGATGGAAAAACTTGAAATAATGGAAATTATTCAAAAATATAGTATGGATTTTTATCAAAATTTAAGTTTTTTTAATGTGCTGCCTCCTAGCATAGAACCCTATGCTAGGAGTCATATCATGGAACAAATTGAATGGATAAAAAAGCTTCTGGAAAAAGAACTGGCATATGAAGTAAACGGTTCAGTTTATTTCGAAATAAAGGCTTATGAAAGATGGTATCACTATGGAGTTTTAAGTAAGAGAAAAAAAGAAATTACTAAAAGTCGTTTGTCTTTAAGAAAACAAGAAGAAAAGTTCAATACTGAAGATTTTGCGCTGTGGAAAAAAGCCAACTCAAAATATAGTATGAGTTGGCCTTCCCCTTGGGGGTTGGGATTCCCAGGATGGCATACAGAATGTGCTGTAATGAGTACAAAATATTTAGGAGAAAGTTTTGATATCCATGGGGGAGGAATGGATTTAAAGTTCCCGCATCATGAATGCGAAATAGCTCAAATACAAGGACTTTATGGTAAGTCTCCAGTAAAATATTGGATGCACACCAACTTGCTAACTATCAAAGGACAAAAAATGAGCAAGAAAACTGGGAATATATTCCTTCCTAAAACTCTCTTTAAAAGAATTCATCCTAGTATTATTCGTTTTTTTCTTCTAAAAACTCATTACCGAACCCAATTAGATTTTTCTTATGATACCCTTTTTTCTGCAGAAAGGTCTTATTATAGACTGAGAGACTCATTTAAAGTTTTGAAAAACTTGCCAAGTGGCAAAAAATCTACTTTTGATGTTCACTCTTGGAGTGAAAAATGTTATAAAGCAATAGATGATGATTTTAATAGTCCAATGCTAATTATGCTTCTTTTTGAAGCAGTTAGTAACATAGAGAAAAAACCAGAACTCGTAGAAGAGGACTTAATTCTCTTAAAAAAAACAATGAATGACTTTTTTTTTAAAGTTCTAGGTTTAGAACTGATAGATGAAAATCATCCTATAATTTACGATTATTCCAAAAATTTAATTGAACTAATCATTCAAGTTAGAAATAGGGCAAGATTTGAAAAAAAATGGGATTTATCAGATTATATACGTTTTGAGATGTCTCGTTTGGGAATTCGTTTGAAAGATGGGAAAGAAAGCACACAAGTTGAAATTGTGTAG
- the proS gene encoding proline--tRNA ligase: MTFMITPRSENYSKWYNDLVSASGLAENSGIRGCMIIKPYGLNIWEKIQDELDKRLKSTGHENVYFPLFIPKSNFLKEAAHAKGFSKECAIVTHYRLKKNKSEIIIDPNSKLEEELVVRPTSESIIWNTYRRWIKSYRDLPILLNQWTNVVRWEMKPRFFLRTSEFLWQEGHTAHSSREEAIREAQKILEIYKDFIENFLAIPVIKGIKTPLERFSGAEETYCLETIMQDNKALQAATSHFLGQNFSRSFNVKFINKYGIKEYAWATSWGVSTRLIGALIMTHSDDKGLVLPPSLAPIKVVIIPVYKNCFQLKEISRIVYSIKSLLKYQKISVLIDDRNSYSPGWKFNEYDMKGIPLRVVIGPKDLEKGTVELFRRDTLQKKKLSLECLDTYIPDVLKRIQKDLYQRAFSRRERSIRCVNNYEEFKKILEEKGGLLLAHWDGSYTTERKIKLETGATIRCIPIGMPKESGHCIYSGNISKQRVLFARAY; this comes from the coding sequence TTGACTTTTATGATTACCCCCCGTTCTGAAAATTATTCTAAGTGGTATAATGACCTGGTTTCTGCATCTGGTTTAGCAGAAAATTCTGGTATACGAGGATGTATGATTATTAAACCATACGGACTTAACATATGGGAAAAAATTCAAGATGAACTTGACAAAAGGTTAAAATCCACAGGACATGAAAATGTCTATTTCCCTTTATTTATTCCTAAATCCAATTTTTTAAAGGAAGCTGCTCATGCAAAAGGTTTTTCTAAAGAGTGTGCTATAGTTACTCATTATAGGTTAAAAAAAAATAAAAGCGAAATAATTATCGACCCGAATTCTAAGCTTGAAGAAGAACTTGTGGTGAGACCTACTTCAGAATCTATTATTTGGAACACTTACAGACGTTGGATTAAATCCTATCGAGATTTACCCATCTTGCTCAATCAATGGACCAATGTTGTGCGTTGGGAAATGAAACCACGCTTCTTTTTAAGAACTTCTGAATTTCTTTGGCAAGAAGGCCACACGGCTCATTCTTCTAGAGAAGAAGCTATCAGAGAAGCTCAAAAAATACTCGAAATCTATAAAGATTTTATAGAAAATTTCCTGGCTATTCCAGTAATTAAAGGAATTAAAACCCCTTTAGAACGTTTTTCTGGAGCTGAAGAAACTTATTGTCTTGAAACGATTATGCAAGATAATAAAGCTTTGCAAGCTGCAACTTCCCATTTTTTAGGACAAAATTTTTCTAGGTCCTTTAATGTAAAATTTATCAATAAATATGGTATAAAAGAATATGCTTGGGCTACATCTTGGGGTGTATCTACTCGTTTAATAGGGGCCCTAATAATGACTCATTCGGATGATAAAGGTCTCGTTTTGCCTCCTAGTTTAGCTCCTATTAAGGTGGTTATTATCCCAGTTTATAAAAACTGTTTCCAGTTAAAAGAAATCTCTCGCATAGTTTATTCCATAAAGTCTTTACTTAAATATCAAAAGATTAGCGTCCTCATAGATGACAGAAATTCTTATAGTCCAGGATGGAAATTTAACGAATATGATATGAAAGGAATTCCATTACGAGTCGTAATTGGTCCCAAAGATTTGGAAAAAGGAACAGTTGAACTTTTCCGCCGAGATACTTTGCAAAAAAAAAAATTATCTCTAGAATGTTTAGACACATATATTCCTGATGTTCTAAAACGGATACAAAAAGATCTCTATCAGAGAGCTTTCTCTCGGAGAGAGAGATCTATAAGATGTGTGAATAATTATGAAGAATTCAAAAAAATTCTAGAGGAAAAAGGAGGGTTACTTTTAGCTCATTGGGATGGAAGTTACACAACCGAGAGAAAAATAAAATTAGAAACTGGAGCAACTATTCGTTGCATTCCGATCGGAATGCCAAAAGAATCTGGGCATTGTATTTATTCAGGGAACATTTCGAAACAAAGGGTCCTTTTTGCTAGAGCTTATTGA